The following DNA comes from Anopheles coustani chromosome 2, idAnoCousDA_361_x.2, whole genome shotgun sequence.
CGGAGCCCGGTACGATCACGATCACGGCTCTGCTGATCGGGCGCTATCGTCGCCTATCGTTCGGGCGTAGAAACAAATTGCTTCCCTGATTACGCCgtgaggaagaaaaatcgCGCTTTGTTAGGATTAATTTGAGGGAAGATTTTAGTGTGTTAATGGCTCCGATGAAGGGGGGGAAGGACGAAGAGAAAAACGGGCGGGGTAAAATGAAACTTGAAATCAGTGCTCATGGAGTGCTGGGAGGGAAGGAAACATTCGTCGAGATGCATTGAACTCGGACGGTCTATGTTGAGGCCACCATCGTTGGCAAGAGCTTCCGGAGAGTAATACCTAGGACGGTACGAAAAAACGGTAAGCCAGAAGTTAGAAACCGATGTGGAAACGAAGAGGATAATTGAATATAGTTTGAGGCTCAGAGGAGGGAAGCGCAGTTGCACTACGTGACAGAATATTTTCGCTTGTATTATTTAACGTGGAAGCATGCCTTCAAAGTGTAGCATAACAGTAgctaatattttgaaaagacacaattgaaaagtgtttgacAGTTTACGAATACGGTCAAGTGTTTACAGTTGTTTGATTTCTCTTGTTTGTTGCTATATTGCTTCCTAGCAAACATACGCTTGGTCGCAATATGCCTTTTCACACATGAAAAAGCTTtaaagaattaaaaatatatttgtcaAGGGTTTTTTCAAGAGTTTCTCTTCATTAGTCTAGTTAGTTATTTTataaactttaaaatatagaaaaaatcACCATACAAATAATATAAACCATTTGTATAAAAGATGGATGTGATTGgatgaataaataatcaaattactTCTGCTTTCTATtgtttcataaaaaataactaaaatttCATATAACCTATTTTAATTTACTATCAATTGTTTTGTTAATACCTCTACTGCCTATACTCGTATATGAGttccatttaaaaaatcatcatgTTGAGGAAATAGCgattgaaaatttttaaaaagtttttgttttgctgttattAGTAATACAAAATCTATTATTGGTTGATCATAACTTTTGTATTGTAACATAAACATTTCGTTGAGAATGACAtttcatataaaataaatgtttttaatcCTAAAATAGTGAAAATAATATATATGTGGGTACATTCGAAGGCgaacataaaatttattaaaacaaaatatttttaaaacaaatttcggAATAAGCTCACTAGGAATTTGCAAATTAGCAGCAACTGCAGACAAcaaatagaaggaaaaaatgtatttactGCATTATTTCCCCTTTTGCAACACAACCTAAACACCTCACTTGCGCTCGCCGTGCAGACGCGATGTTGGGCGACAGGTGGAAGCGAGCGGTGTTCTTCCGTAGGACAAGTGGCCTGTTACCGCGTTGGTGCCCGCGGCCACATTTGGAGGGCAGCAAACGGCATCAAACCGCAACATGTACAATAACGTCGCCCCGAAGCGGGAGTATAATTAGATTTTGATTATTTATAGGATTGTGTGTTGAGTCTGTTTTGACGGAGGACTGCCTTCATGGAAGGTGCTACCGGGAGGGGGCGGAGGGTCGGAGGGAAGCTCGGGAACGGATTCACTGCGGCAGATGTCACGGCAGAGGCAACCCCCAGACGTTCTTATAGCTCAAATCAAAATACTACGACTTCGGACTCGCCTAGGTGGAAGTTGCAGTTGGGTCCCGAAGCTGATTTGCTTCCAGGAAAAATGGTCCCGGTCGGTTGCGGTTAAGTTAGGTGAGCGACTTATAAATTGATTCGTCCGAAAATGGCGATGGCGGCGAGATGGGAAACTGAAGCAATCGGAATCGAGGCAAGCGATCACACGCGATCCCCCCTCGGGGCTGGCGGGAAAAACTGTACCGAGGCGCGTGATCAGCGTGTACCGGACTGATCGCAGCTGGACATGCATAACGATAAGATTAAGTTCACACCGCCCAGTGACGTGCGACGCGGCACGCGAATTGGCACTTTGGCTGCAGACACAACAAAAAGGATCCGACACTTCGCAACTTGGCCAGAAGAGGTGGCTCGGGGTGGGTGGAGGTAGTTTTTCACGATCGTACCTTAAAACTACAAACTCTTCCCCCCCGCAAACAAAGTCCACCGCGCGTTCGTGCGACGCGAGTAGGGGTAAAAATTGGTGCACAATtacaatttatcattttccatAAGTATCGCGAGACAAGCTAAGTGGCGGTCAAACGGTGAAACAAGATCCCGCACGCCACTCGAACTGGCGGGAGGGGAGAGGGTAGGGAAATGAGTTGAAACAGTGTAAGAAAGGCCGAGCGGGGTGTGAGCACAGCCTGTGACCTCTGTCCCTCTGTTGCTGTTAGGTCGGCGAGATCGCGTTTGTCCGATGGAAGGTTATAATTTAGAATTGTAACAATTTAATATCCGCGCGGTCGTTGGCACGTGGGGAGGGGAGAGCCAGGAGGGTGGGTGAGGAAATCGAAAGTCACACGGTCGTAAGAGGAAGGCTCGATGTTCCGAGGTGCCAAAGAGCAACGGCCGCCGGACATCGAAGATGATTTTGGGCTCACGGTATCGCTGGCAAAACGCGAAACGGGAAcggttcgcttttcttttcccgcgcAGAGGAATTCGTGGCAGCGTCGTGACTACGTGCAAATCAAACACGTGTCAATGCTGTGCCATGATTTGTGAGAACAATTTGAGGGCTTTATTGCGCCGGTCCCGATCGGGCGGCTTGCGAATCGGGCGGGTTATCATGACACCTCGCACCAGAAGAGGCGTTAGTTTGTAGCTCGTTGTTCGCGCTGATTCTTTAAATAGTGTACGGCGTCCCGACGTTCGGGCCACGCTTGACGTGGGATGCAGCACTGCAACGTTCGCACTCGCTGCTCAATGAAATTGCGCACCACATCGCAAACGAAGGGGATTTTCCTTAGCGAGCCGGAGTTTTATTCCCCAGTTCGGGACGCATTGATGAGTAGCATGGTTCGCAGCCTCGAATATGCTCGCTTTTCCATTCTCAAAACATACAGTGCACAAGCTCGCATCGGCCGAACCGTCCACCGACCCGAGCACCGTCGCCCGACACTTTCCGTCTAATTGAACGCCGACTATTCCTGCTTAATTAACACATTAATTTTCGTCACTTAACCGCGCGGTCGCAGCGTTGCAGAATCTCtcgggagagagagagagagagagtgagagtttTCTATGACCCTTTTTCCTTCGGACGCCGTCCCGACTTATCAATCGGTGCGGTGCCGGCGGGAAAATCTACAGCGCTTTCCCAGCGCAATTCATTCATGGTCCCGTGCCATTGTGAATTGTGAATCGCGCGGGCTGCGTGAAGGAAACCCGAGGGTACATCGATTGCGCGATCCCGTCGGCTTCGGGTCGGGAGCCCGCTTGTCGCTTGGGTGTCATAAATTTGACACCGGTCGGCGACTTTCTGACACATTCCCGACGACCCGCCCGGACCGTTGGTGCATCTGGTTTCCGGGATACCGGGATAAACCGGTCGACCATGCCGAACGAAGGACGCCCTGCGATTACCGTCGGTTTAAGGTATTCTCTTGCGCGAATTTAATTATAGGCATCGGTCACCATTTTTTCGCAGGCCATAAAACGCTCTTCGAGGATTACGGCACGGCGTGTGGGAAATGTTTGATGCGTGCACGGGTTTTTCAAAGGGGGAAGCCGATGATACCACAATCATAACGTAACTCTTTCTAATAAACCACGCTACCTTCGCCTAGACATTGGAAGGACGTGTTGGGGTACCTGTTAGTTTTGCCGTGCGGCGACTAATTATGGAAACTAGAGGGCATAATTCAATTTACCGTCCGGCAAAAAGGGAAGAGTGCTACTTTTTGCACCAGCCAGGCGAATGTTTCTCACGCTTACAATCTTTCGTTGCCGGAGACTTGTTTGTAGTAATTACTTTTTAAGAGGTCTTACTTATTGGCATTAGCGCAGCAAAGTTGGGTGAATGTTCTGACCCATCGTAACTTGTAGCCATTTAGCGTTGAGCTGTGATATACTAAAGAAGCATTAATGTGAAAGTAATAACTGACTTGTGCCGTACATGGGGGAGAGTTAgttgaaagtaaattttcCATATTGTGCAAGACAACGGATGTTTACaatgtaataaataaaataacagcaTCAATCTTTACAACTGCTGAAAGATTGATCGGTATACAACTAAGTAACACAACCTGTCTGCGGAAGACTAAATTAGATTAAAACTAAAGGAATTGAGAAACCAATTAAGATAAATACGGTTGTTATGCTTCATACCATTTCtaggcgaaaaaaaacagactggATTAAAAGTCTCATCGATAGAATTGAAAGAATTTGGTGATTCATCAATCTGGCAAATGGATGATTTATTCAACGACACGAAATCGACTGCTTTCCAAGAGCAAAATATCATTCTTCCCGTCTGGTTCAACATACATACATCCTaagcgggtttttttttcggtaacCCCCGGTTGTCATCGTTCGAAGGAGTGTCAATCCTAACCTTGTCTTGGCGAACCACAATGAAAAAGCACTTAAAAAATACATCACCTAAGCGGCTATCTTCATCGCTTAAGATTTCGATCGATGGCATAAATCTGTGGCATGTTCGATGTCGGGTCGCGGGGTTTGAATTTtaaggggtttgttttttacccCATGCATGTCGTTGTGGGTGGCCCAGAGTTGACAAGGTCATTGAATTCGCTGCCGGAGTAAAAAGTTCGTCAACCGGCGCGCCGAGAAATGCAATGTTTGCCATTTGGTGAACATTTGCAAATCGTGCCACAACGTGCGCATGGCGCAACATGGCGACGCTGATGGCGAAGCGTCGAGAAATGCACGCTAGATCCGTTCCTCACCGGCACACGCCACGCCGCGCCAGAATGTTCTAACGGATGCCGGATAAAGCCTCCGAGCCGAGCAGTGTTCCCGTAGCCGCTGTGATGATCCACCCAACACATCACGCCCCTCCGGGTGTCGATAATGATAGGCCGTTTGGAATGAAATTAATGAACGTTTATCCGAATGGACCGCCTCCCTGCCCGCGACGACCCCGCCGTAACGAATGATTAATGTGTGCGTTCGGTTTATCCCATCCGCTTTAATTACCATCCCATCGCATTAGCATGATGGACGGATTGACCCCGCGTCCATGTGGGTCAGTCGGTTAAATCGAATCGGggggagataaaaaaaacgaacccacCACAAGTAACCACCGCAATCGCGTGGAACCTGCGCCACGATCGGGCCCACGAAGCAATCGATCTTCTCGACCCGTATTGGCGCATCCTCTCGGGAGTGTTTCGTGGTCTGGCGGTTTAGGCTGGCGAAAGCCGGAAGCAATCCGTTGCCTTGAGCCTTTGCGGAGGCGAATTTGCATTCAATCATACTTTTCAGCGCTTTCAAACGCGTATGCAAATTTCGGTGCGTTTCGGCCCGCCAAACCCCCCTCTGCCCGATGCATTTGCATCTGCGGCAGCGATGACGGAAGCGCGGATTTTGTGtggacaaaattaaaatattcagaagataaaaaatattctcTCTCGTTCAGCGCAAGGCAGGTTTCCATTTTTACTACGATAACGTTCGGCGGATCCTTCTCCAAAGGACCGTCTTTCTGACCAGTTGAGTTGCGTATGGGGTGAGGAGCAGAATTTGCCCAGCGAAGTTTGATTTATTGAGAAGCCTATTGTTTTACATAATGATTTATGAGCTCCATCGTGCGGGATGTCATCACCAGCGGGAGCATCTTTTCCGATCCCATCTTTGCAACGCTAAAAAGTGTTGTAGTGTCTTGTAGACCTCGAAGTAAATAAACAGGCACAGTTCAGTTGCTGTTTTAAAATCAGGAATCATATATGAAGCTTTCATTTTACAGTAAGTAACATGAAACAACTTGTtactaatattttttttcactgttcATTTGTtactaatatttttttcacttttagaCATGGATTATGGACTATGTACAATATGTCTTCTTTTACTTTGTTTCGGTCTAATCTCTCCATTTTAAATGCCTGCGATTCACGGAAAAAAGTGTGTATTGTtacttttgtatttgttttcctaATCGCtgtcaaaattaattaaatgattttataATTGGAGAGCAATTTCAAACGTATTGGTTGtacataaaaatcaaaatatcacTTTTACTTTATGAAAAAGATCCTCTTTAGTAGAAGAATAGATTTTAAGTGTTAAAAGAAGTAGAACTGACAGAAATGAGAATGAGAAAAGATTGAAAAgagtagtttaaaaaaaaacatttgtcgTCTCGGTTGAAGATTTGAAGGCAAGCAAGATTCTGATCGTagggaaatgtttaaaattatttatattattttgttgattgTGATGCATTTTTAAAGTTATATAAACAACAACATAGTGGGAGAGAAAATGTGACTTACCTATAACATCATATTGTTGATGAATTTTTCTAAACTATTGGAAATCGATTCCGAATCGATATCCGAATGGaaattattaaacaaaaaaaagcgcaACTATAGCAATTTTTTACTTTATCTTCCAGCTGTTTAATAAGTACTTAAGAATTTAAATACTActtttagaatttatttttgtagataaacataaacatcatgTGACAATACTGCAAACATGTATAATGGATTAGAAGTtcttataaaaacaaatctccaAAATAAACTTTGGTCTTCAGTATAGACACATTTAGGATAATAGCAATGTCTGGAAGGCCCCGATAATCCCACTGCTAGGGGCCCCGGTATAGATTGATATGTCTCTGGCGTTTCATATGGGAGTGCGTAAAGCAATTGTTtacacaaaattgaaaaaaacaaacatcaaacgaTCACGTTTTGTTTCGGTCCCGAAGTATTTCGTTATTTGTAATTCCACACGCTTCCACTGTCctggaaaaacaacacaactgcTTCATGTATTccaatttaaatgtaaagcaaCCTGTATTCATCGATCGAAAAAGGGTGAGGAGGGGAGCGAGGGGTCGAAGCAGTTGCAATAAATTTCTGCCACTGCCCACACGTGCTTAATGGCGCAAGTGCGCCCCAGCCAGGTACGCACGCGGACACGATGCGCACGCTGGGCGCACCGTTTCCGGATTGGCGTTACTTTGGACCGGGTGGTGTGTGGAACTGTATGCGAAATCCGAAGCGAACTCCACCCCTTCGCCGGCAGGGGATGCAAGGGAGCACGAAGGGTCACGTCTCGATCAGCAGTCGTGTGCGAATGATTTACGACACCTCttaatggtggtggtgattgtTTTAATGTGGCTTTAATGTGCTACGATTTGAATAAAGGAAACATGATGGAGGAAAGCGGCGCGAAGGGACCTTTTTGATGTGCATGTGTAGGGTTTTCATATACGCCCCGTCCCTCTACCGAACACGTGCCCCCTCTCGAGCGACCCTTAGGTCTTCGGAAGATCCTCGACGGCAAAACGGCTCGTGCAATCAATAGACAACACGAATGCCCCACGTCAAAAATTGAACCACTCCGATGCTTGTTTCAACTCtgcctttcttttctttaaatattttattaaacgtTTCCCTCCTTAcacagttttccttttccagatATCGTGTGAGGGGATTGAAGAAAGCATTGCGAAAGGCTTACGGGTGGATCCAACCGAATGGAGATGGAATCGGaaggaaccgaaccgaaccgaaatggACAGATAACGACATTACGTGACTCTCATTCATAATAACGACCACGAGAAGTCGCGCCGTGATCCTGGCTCGGGGGTGTGCGGGGGTGGTACAAACCAAGGGGTGTGCGCGGCCATTTATAATGAGTATCAGACCTTCGTTTGTCTTCTCGCTGCACAAGAGCCGTCAGCCCGAGCGAGCCACTTTCACGGGGGAGGATGCACAAATTAAGGCAAACGTTTTCACCTACTCGAAACGAAGACATTTTCGTTTGGTCGCGATCGCGATCCTGACGCCCGGCGTGGAAATTCGCCCGTTCGGCTAGTGAACAGCAAACGGTCGATTCCGTACAGAAAAAACGGGACCGACAGAtatgtttcttgttttccgttttttttcttctccctacCACGACAAGGCCAAACCTTATGCCAACGAGCTAGGATCGAGGATCGTAGATAAAGCAATAAATAGCGTGTTGGAGCCCACAGTGGCACTCGCTGGGTAGGCTCACGGCAAACAGCGTTTCGCTGCTAATAAGTAATAATTCCCGAACAAGCTGTTGGCGTGTGGTAAGGGTCTCGTTTTTCTCCCCCGACCACCTCCGCTTCCCTCGTCGTGGCCTAAGTGGGCTTGGGCTGATTCGACCCGTTGGAGGGTTGCAGAATTTTCCCACCGCAGCAATCATGGGGACGATGCTCGCTAGGGAGATGCTGTTCGATCAGGTTGAATCCTGGGCCTTGGGTGTAGATTGGTTTCTACTGTTAATCCACGATCAATTAGCTGATGATATTTTCACCGATTAAAATGGGAGTTACTTGTTACGACGCCACACATACAGCGGTGTGGTAGTGGAAAAGATATAGCATAGGATTTCAAATAagctaaagtacatttttaaattacgTTGAAAATGTTGAATGCATAGTGGATTCCTTTTATTAAGCCGCttacatattttatgtaaCTCATCGAAGACGTTTAGATATCGATTTGACACATATGGCGAAAAATGGAACTGGCAATAACCATCATAAATAATTCAGCAAATATTGATCAAAAGACCACAAAATGCCAATTTAAAGGTGATGACTCGATGAATACATTTATGACATGCCACTTGGTAGACGTGGGATACAATAACAGCCTATATGGTATGGTGTATCAGTTTGTTACTTGGCTTCACCCGCAATGGATAAGATGTCCAAAACAAAGTGAGtgaaatgagaaaataataaGGTGCAAATTTAACTGCAATCTTACACTCGTTCCAGCGTTGACAAACTGTTCACGAACCGGAAGCAGCAGGATCATGAATGGAAACGTTTTCCCGCCGTACGCATGGTGCTGTTTGTGTTTCGCGTTTTTTATGCATGGCCCGAGAAGGGGATGGATCCGAGCGAACAGTTTCGCTACCGTGTGAAGGGCATCGCCTTTCGTTGGATTGTTATTTATCTCAGTGTAGCTGCACAGGCTGCCTATATCTGTACCATCGAAAAGCGTCAGGTGAAAATGATTCTAAACTAGGTTTGGTGTTTGTACTACTTCTGTTTCTTCTACGGCAGGATCTGATCGATGGTTTGTTTGTACTATCAACCCAGCTGGTGCTGATTCTGAAGATTGAGTTTTTGTACAAAAATATCTCCAAAATTCAGCATCTTTTCTATCAGCTCGACGCCGAGCTGTATGCTTCTCGAAATGCGGAAGAGGATGTGTAAGATAGCACGCAATGCAATCGATGTGTGGAGACCTCAGGCCTTATAATGTcaacattgttttttcttctagaCCGCTAGCTAACGCACGTAAGAAGACGTCCATTTGTGGGATgctttatttcatgttttcggATGGTCTTATCACGTACTGGCTATTCTACGCCCTCACTATTAACGGACTCATCGTACCGTCGTGGTATCCGTTCGACTATACAGCATCGTATGCGGTTTACCTGGTCACACTTCTGTTCCAAGTGATTTGCATGCTCTGGAACGCCGCGTTCAACATTTCTTGGGATTCTTTGGTGTACATTTTGCTATCCTTAGCCAATGCGCAATTGCAACGGTTGCAAATTCAGTTATTAAAAGTGAGTTGGTGATT
Coding sequences within:
- the LOC131264311 gene encoding odorant receptor Or1-like — its product is MDKMSKTNVDKLFTNRKQQDHEWKRFPAVRMVLFVFRVFYAWPEKGMDPSEQFRYRVKGIAFRWIVIYLSVAAQAAYICTIEKRQDLIDGLFVLSTQLVLILKIEFLYKNISKIQHLFYQLDAELYASRNAEEDVPLANARKKTSICGMLYFMFSDGLITYWLFYALTINGLIVPSWYPFDYTASYAVYLVTLLFQVICMLWNAAFNISWDSLVYILLSLANAQLQRLQIQLLKIGHNKRLDPEEGLQVKSKLIAVKPAPNQSGRNDHLSPVQVESAEDVYNDLLRCVIFHQKLIKFVHQVLELFGGIIVVQLFCSVFIICIAEFHLLTEVDTVGELLCGLPYLICMLLQVYQYCFHGNEISYTSQKVHQATAFVNYPDMNIKTRKLLILFQQRTAVGIPCYAKNIFKIELSNATFVAIIKSSYSFLAVLRTMID